A section of the Kluyveromyces lactis strain NRRL Y-1140 chromosome F complete sequence genome encodes:
- the NUP116 gene encoding FG-nucleoporin NUP116 (weakly similar to uniprot|Q02629 Saccharomyces cerevisiae YKL068W NUP100 Subunit of the nuclear pore complex (NPC)): protein MFGASRPAFGQTSTSPFGQQTQSTTNAFGQQHSGTTNNLFGSSSANNAQSGFGGFGTGGANTNPTQTINSPFGMSQQQNTTTSPFGGAAAGAAAGNSLSNPPSLFGGSQSSGTATGVLSSGPPSGTGIKPFQPYTEKDVSTGYPSVFQSITCMPEYSLYSFEELRFQDYQQNRKFSTTAGGPTASAIASPFGQQQTNGTNNTFGLGNKNTISAGGATPFGQQPANSPFGQQQPVNAFSQPNNTPFGQPQQQQQTGMFGQQQNNSPFGQNTASSSSPFGLNKPATSGGLFGQNTTNNNSAFGQANNSLFGQQNQQQNPGNAFGQNTGSNTFGSTFGQTNTNNQPGGLFGQNNTTAANTGGLFGQQSNANNAFGQNNNTSGGLFGSKPGGTTGGGLFGQQAQNGPSPFGQQNAANSTPFGQVNNTQAGGLFGQNNTNTGGGLFGQQQPSNTNSTGLFGQQSNAASTGGPFGQQNSNSMNQQGGGLFGAKPTTGGLFGSNNQSQQGSTGLFGAQNKTVMGGSSALFGQNNQQQQSGGLFGQSNQPSATGGLFGNQNQQTQQPNTGGLFGQQNNSMANNTGGLFGAKPTGTTGGLFGQSSQQQNTSSGLFGQNNNQNNTATGGLFGQNNQQQGQSSGSLFGAKPSGTNALGATNGGLFGGNTQQQNTATGGLFGAKPADSASTSGGLFGTKPTGGLSSTTGGGLFGGKPAGTAPFGATNTNNASSIGGGSLFSANKPANTGSTGLFGSQNNTSGNANTGGLFSSSSLQQNQQMQNQQQAAQANSNPYGTDELFSRVISIPNSITQPTKPSATMVSADLKKKNSLSAAYKLLPKPLFDSKKSEPNSRKVKIHLKLSKPKEEDTSSTALTRKPMDSSIFTASTDEAILTTGELLFNPDKKSFKNLIINRQKMEEDDTSSGELKFIIFNTDDGPQKKMEQKENNDIFSKIQETPVSKHPDLSPERETSIIIDTDKKRKVFHKSKLVEDDISFTENGYYISPSFETLESLTLMDARKVENLVIGHDDYGKIEFLKPVDLSLIPLPSLCGKLVIFENRCCTVSYIGDKPEKGQGLNLPAKITLVGCYPKDKSSGKPIKDPTHPILKKHIENLKSMKEAQFESYDPETGSWCFVTEEPVV from the coding sequence CGAACCCACCATCCCTGTTTGGTGGTAGCCAATCTAGTGGTACAGCGACAGGCGTTCTCTCTTCTGGACCTCCTTCTGGCACTGGAATCAAGCCATTCCAACCTTATACGGAAAAGGATGTGTCAACTGGATATCCATCGGTGTTTCAATCTATTACTTGTATGCCTGAATATAGCCTTTATTCGTTTGAAGAGTTGAGGTTCCAAGattatcaacaaaataGGAAATTTAGCACCACTGCTGGAGGTCCGACAGCTTCTGCTATTGCTTCGCCATTCGGTCAACAACAGACAAATGGTACTAACAACACTTTTGGTTTaggaaataaaaatacCATCAGTGCAGGTGGCGCAACTCCCTTTGGTCAACAGCCTGCAAATTCACCTTTTGGCCAGCAACAGCCTGTAAATGCATTTTCACAACCTAATAACACTCCCTTTGGCCAACcacagcagcaacagcaaaCTGGCATGTTTGGACAACAGCAGAATAATTCTCCATTCGGGCAAAATACTgcttcaagttcttctcCATTCGGTTTAAACAAACCGGCTACCTCTGGAGGTCTGTTTGGACAAAACACCACCAATAATAATTCCGCATTTGGTCAAGCCAACAACTCATTATTTGGTCAACAAAACCAACAGCAAAACCCAGGTAACGCATTTGGTCAAAATACTGGTTCAAACACCTTTGGGAGCACTTTCGGCCAAACAAACACCAACAATCAACCGGGTGGTTTGTTTGGACAAAATAACACCACAGCGGCCAATACTGGTGGACTTTTTGGTCAACAAAGTAACGCCAATAACGCATTTGGTCAGAATAATAACACCTCAGGTGGattatttggatcaaaaCCAGGTGGAACTACAGGTGGCGGTTTATTCGGTCAGCAAGCACAGAACGGACCCTCTCCTTTCGGTCAACAAAATGCTGCTAATTCTACTCCATTCGGTCAGGTAAACAATACTCAGGCGGGTGGATTGTTTGGACAAAACAACACCAATACTGGCGGAGGTTTATTTGGACAGCAACAACCATCTAACACAAACAGTACAGGATTATTCGGACAACAAAGTAACGCAGCTAGCACTGGCGGTCCTTTCGGACAACAAAATAGCAACTCCATGAATCAACAGGGCGGAGGATTATTTGGTGCGAAGCCAACTACCGGTGGCCTGTTTGGATCAAACAACCAAAGTCAACAAGGTTCAACTGGGTTATTCGGAGCtcaaaataaaactgtAATGGGTGGTAGTTCCGCGCTGTTTGGTCAAAATAAtcagcaacaacaatctGGCGGATTGTTCGGACAAAGTAATCAACCGTCTGCAACGGGGGGGTTATTTGGTAATCAGAACCAACAAACACAGCAACCTAACACCGGTGGTTTATTTGGTCAGCAGAACAACAGTATGGCAAACAACACCGGAGGATTGTTTGGTGCAAAACCAACAGGAACTACTGGTGGATTATTTGGCCAAAGTAGTCAGCAGCAGAATACATCTAGCGGATTGTTTGGTCAAAATAACAACCAGAACAACACAGCAACGGGGGGTCTATTTGGTCAAAACAACCAGCAACAAGGTCAATCATCGGGTAGTCTCTTTGGTGCCAAACCTTCCGGCACTAACGCTTTAGGAGCTACCAACGGCGGGTTATTCGGAGGCAACACACAACAGCAGAATACGGCTACTGGTGGTCTATTTGGTGCCAAACCAGCTGATAGTGCGTCAACATCTGGTGGCCTTTTCGGCACTAAACCAACAGGTGGTTTGAGTAGTACCACTGGAGGTGGATTATTCGGTGGAAAACCTGCCGGAACTGCACCTTTTGGCGCAACAAACACGAACAATGCCTCATCAATTGGTGGCGGAAGTTTATTTTCTGCGAATAAGCCAGCAAATACTGGTTCGACAGGATTATTTGGATCACAAAACAACACTTCTGGTAATGCAAATACAGGTGGTTtattctcttcatcttccttGCAACAAAACCAACAAATGCAAAACCAGCAGCAAGCAGCACAAGCGAACTCCAATCCATATGGTACGGATGAGCTATTCTCCCGTGTTATCTCTATTCCTAATTCCATTACTCAACCAACTAAGCCTAGTGCCACAATGGTTTCTGCAgacttgaagaaaaagaactcCCTCTCCGCAGCATACAAGCTGCTTCCAAAACCCTTGTTTGACTCTAAAAAGTCGGAACCGAACTCCAGAAAGGTTAAAATTCATCTAAAACTATCAAAACCCAAGGAGGAAGACACTAGTTCGACTGCTCTAACAAGAAAGCCTATggattcttcaattttcaCTGCATCTACTGATGAGGCTATTTTAACTACCGGAGAACTCCTCTTTAATCCAGACAAAAAGTCTTTCAAAAACCTTATCATCAATCGCCAAaagatggaagaagatgataccTCATCtggtgaattgaaattcatAATCTTCAATACTGACGACGGACcacaaaagaaaatggaacagaaagagaataatgatatttttagcaaaatccaagaaacaCCTGTTTCCAAGCATCCTGATCTTTCTCCCGAGAGAGAAACTTCCATCATTATCGATACGGATAAAAAACGTAAAGTTTTCCATAAAAGCAAGTTAGTGGAGGATGACATTTCATTTACTGAAAATGGTTATTACATATCCCCCTCCTTTGAAACCCTAGAATCTCTAACTTTAATGGACGCTCGCAAGGTCGAAAACCTTGTTATTGGTCATGATGATTATGGAAAgattgaatttttgaagcCAGTAGATTTATCTTTAATTCCACTACCTTCGCTATGTGGTAAACTTGTAATCTTCGAAAATAGATGTTGCACCGTCTCGTATATTGGTGATAAACCAGAAAAAGGTCAAGGTTTGAATCTCCCTGCAAAAATCACATTGGTTGGTTGTTACCCTAAAGATAAATCCTCCGGAAAGCCAATCAAAGATCCGACTCATccgatattgaaaaaacatatagagaatttgaaatcaatgaaagAGGCCCAATTTGAATCCTATGATCCTGAAACAGGTTCCTGGTGCTTTGTTACTGAAGAACCTGTTGTATGA